GAACGTATTGAAATACATCTATCATCACAATTTGATAGAGATTGTTTACTCTGAATTTTCGGCAAGTAAATAGTTACAGTTGTCCCGACGCCAACCTCACTCATTATACTTATTGTTCCTTGATGACTTTCAATAATTTTATAACTTAACATCAATCCAATACCGGTACCCTTTTCTTTCGTACTATAAAAAGGTTCACCTAATCTTTTAATTCTTTCTTCAGGTATTCCTATTCCTTCATCTATTACACTAATAATGACACCATTTTTATGTATTTCTTTTATATGGATTGAAATTTTCCCACCATCTAGCATTGCTTCAATTGAATTTTGCAAAATATTAATAAATACTTGTTTCAATTGATTTTCTGAGCATTCAATGATTATCTCCTTGGAATCTGTAAATAGTTCAACTTGAATATTTGTCATGATTGCTTTTGTATTAATTAGTGATACGACATTTTTAAAAATTTGATAAATATTTTTCTTTTCTGTATTTATTTCATCAGTTTTAGCAATCGACAAAAACTCTTGGAGGATTGCTTCTATTCTTTCTATTTCGGAAAGCATAAGGTCAAAATATTTTTCTTGATCTTCTTTATTAATTTGGAATAACTGTATAAATCCTTTAATTACAGTTAATGGGTTTCTCACTTCATGAGCTACACCGGCTGCCAATTGACCAATTGCCGCAAGTGTATCTGATTTATTTAGCAATTCTTCTGCCTTTTTCCGCTCTGTAATATCACGTACAATAATCATAATTTTATCTTGTAATAATGGTAAACATCTAGCTTCAAAGAAATCGATACTTCCATTAAGTGTTAGAGGATATTCTACAATTACATTCTTTCCTTCTTCTTTCAATTGGCGAATTGCTTCTTGAAATTGCTGCGCTACTGCAGATGGTAATATTTCGTAAAACTTCTTTCCCATAAAAGCTTCTGCGGGTACGTAAAATTTTGTAGGAGATCCTGCTTTATAATCTATAATTGTCCCATCATCTTCTGTTAAAAAACATAAATCTGGTAAAGCTTTAAAAATTAATTCTAATTCAGAAGTTTGTTGTATTAATTGCTCTTCTATCGCTTTTAAATGTGTAATATCTACACCAACAGCCCAGTAACTAAATCCTTTTACAGGAAACTGCTCTGATATATTGGACCACATTATCGTTTTAATTTCTCCATTTTTACATGTTAAACGCATTTCCCAATCTCTAAAATTTTTTCCGCAAGTCAAAAATTTATTTTGTATTTGATTGCGATAATTATGGTCAGGATACAGTAATCGAAGTGCGTCTGGATTTCCAATTATTTCTTCAGAAGTATAGCCTGTTACAATCTCACATTCTCGATTCCACAAAACAAAATCTCCATTGTAGTCAAGCGCATCAACCATAACGGGCATATTTTGTAAGATCGTATGTAATTCTTCCTCTTTTCGAGAAAGTAACGATGTATTTTGGGTTTGAAATACTTTTTTTTCCCCGTCTATAATGAGGTTAGAAAGCATTTCGAAATATTTTTTACAATGGAAGATTTCGCTTTTTTCGGACCATACAACAAAAGACCCTAAATATTGATTGTATAAGAAAATGGGGATTTCAATTTTGGGAAGTTTACATACTTTCATTTCATTAATTCCAAATGAAAATATACATTCGTTTTCAGCATCAAGAAGTTGATGTGATATGTTGGTTAAATTATAAAATTGTTCTGCCATGGTTTCTATTGTACTCACATCAATAAGTTCCATTAGCCGCGCATTCATCCCTTTTTCACCTCTATATGTAAAATTTATACAAATTTAAAATTCATACTTCTCCATTATACGAAGAAAGTGTGCATAGGTATATAGCTGTAGAATAATTATTCAAACAAATTCTATTTTTCAATTAAAAACAGAAAATTATATACGTATGAAGTGAAACTTAAATCAATAAGTGTTATTTATCCCTCATACATTATTAGCCACACGAATCGTGATTATATAAACAGTGCGAATCTCACTTAACCTCCTTACGTCCACCAAGTTTTCATATGTGAGTCTTACGCGCCACTAGTAGCGGTATTAAAACACAATAAAAGTAAAGTTCATAAAATTTTCACAATTAATATGAAAATTATAAACATTTATTCCAATATATTCTATATAATGGAGTGTAATAAGGCTTCTATGAATATCATAGAATACCTTACCCCTAATAAAAAGAAAAAAAGAATCCTACTTGGATTCTTTTTTTCTTTTTATTACATTACAAATTTATATAAAGCGTGTGCAACACCATGTTCTTCATTTGATAACGTCTCGTACTGACAAATTGCCTTTATTTCATCTACTGCGTTCCCCATCGCAATTGATATGTTTGCTTTTTCCATCATCGATACATCGTTTAGCCCATCACCTATCGCTACAGTATTTTCAACTGGAA
This genomic interval from Bacillus cereus contains the following:
- a CDS encoding PAS domain-containing sensor histidine kinase — protein: MNARLMELIDVSTIETMAEQFYNLTNISHQLLDAENECIFSFGINEMKVCKLPKIEIPIFLYNQYLGSFVVWSEKSEIFHCKKYFEMLSNLIIDGEKKVFQTQNTSLLSRKEEELHTILQNMPVMVDALDYNGDFVLWNRECEIVTGYTSEEIIGNPDALRLLYPDHNYRNQIQNKFLTCGKNFRDWEMRLTCKNGEIKTIMWSNISEQFPVKGFSYWAVGVDITHLKAIEEQLIQQTSELELIFKALPDLCFLTEDDGTIIDYKAGSPTKFYVPAEAFMGKKFYEILPSAVAQQFQEAIRQLKEEGKNVIVEYPLTLNGSIDFFEARCLPLLQDKIMIIVRDITERKKAEELLNKSDTLAAIGQLAAGVAHEVRNPLTVIKGFIQLFQINKEDQEKYFDLMLSEIERIEAILQEFLSIAKTDEINTEKKNIYQIFKNVVSLINTKAIMTNIQVELFTDSKEIIIECSENQLKQVFINILQNSIEAMLDGGKISIHIKEIHKNGVIISVIDEGIGIPEERIKRLGEPFYSTKEKGTGIGLMLSYKIIESHQGTISIMSEVGVGTTVTIYLPKIQSKQSLSNCDDRCISIRSNINS